One region of Bombus affinis isolate iyBomAffi1 chromosome 5, iyBomAffi1.2, whole genome shotgun sequence genomic DNA includes:
- the LOC126915943 gene encoding restin homolog isoform X6, which translates to MTDSKPSGIRPPSKIGRPCSNLPPRPAVPPSPPRPSMNNSVVLTEDTDSFIIGDRVWVGGTKPGSIAYIGETQFAPGDWAGVVLDEPIGKNDGSVAGSRYFQCEPKRGIFSRLTRLTRAPLTDIITATSPIQKTPTSPSDSAKGSLSKSMSPSLNASTTSLSSTVSQRDLRIGDRVIVSSSQGSKTGVLRYIGITEFALGEWCGVELDEPIGKNDGSVNDKRYFECRPKYGLFAPAHKVSRSPSSKRSSCIVHKPTGAALNTSLRKTGSRESLLSMSSIISTASTATKAGVSAARRPGFRTSTPARITLQETLKEKQQEIEILRKERDLERERITKAANQADQAEQSLISVVKEYEQYREKMQKTVTDAEVAFSKLLEEKNALALQLEEEKRKCEDLLFRFEEESVNKDDIQKERSEQCVINTVNENKIKDLEKLLLEERERVGQLERDSIKLFETEEELTRLRNEVSNATAQETQQLEDLQSRNKILEESRNNLENEVQEKRKLMEQYINQITQLQSNLKENQQESAVHKESETSLRTEIECATKDLEEKNTLIKDMKKEFEHSTNTLKEQLQKATETIENIKKESTSEKELLKSEYDKIVEEKENLLKAKTEELELQSKKQLEVQNVALENLKTENMKQISKLSESFNEQLNMKDSKIKEVSTKLDQKISETEKLMVELSTQIDINKKKDEELSVALKKLEELNEKLKLMEEKNYLLSKQIQEYEKIADDSFKIVQEKQKLEHDIASLMATEANSSVQLKKLSEELKVKEKELSELRSTTAAEIEELTKRYQGQIEEKAKCIEEANAYISQKSLLLNKLENDVLELKSILANKDEEIKNLTQKTLDLQNALTSSEQAKTNLENEFQGLQSNIEQLNQQVAGTENKLLQVTSQKEKLEADIANLISTSADSSEQLMKYNEDLRTKEKELDEFKDKAFKNETMLKSLELKLINIETELNKANTLIQEQRSELENNKSELEKEKKLNVELSSKIKGFETENVELEKQIKENDYIKEELKERTQESLNLSNELKNNKEEILNLQKQHETLKNSHKEEVSSLQKVIDNIKTELTTSQETTKTLQKIKSKLEANQSASRWTIEELTEKLEAEATNRAKLESLMTEKNSNLHELQKKYEELQKTNEALIANQEATDKNLTTSLDSMSSEVKELKDKLDVAAEMIKVKEDALVQMKKKTEQTEAQILKLNDTVASIQREQMDNVEEMKKLQEMLSKKEKEISNITETKISLENNLKSVESKLEENIKTLESQLKTVQNELDVKNNMLQESEHIIKELKSSKEESVMKLQNTLECEMKAKQTELEFAMQKNSELQKHQQSLQDTIEKQVNDLNNKEVTIDKLTAQIKALEDAQMKKLKTDEQMQNEEVKLMQSKLSEAIKENRNLVDSKESLERLLVEQKKKIEVLTNTIQTKEKETEKNIQNLVEKLNLVSTESAQLKEAQSNLERENKQITAKWTEATNQLKLTRENIKNNYDAAGGDMKQHMVDKDIDMIKLKEEYETAKSQIDFLNSVIVEMQRKNEALLCKVEVLEIGVPANEADEYTKTTLEKRMAAPRMFCDICEQFDLHETEDCPRQAQDFLDTEKVVKPPKKTSVERPYCENCEMFGHDTRDCDDAETF; encoded by the exons ATGACTGATTCAAAACCATCAGGAATAAGACCACCCTCAAAAATTGGTCGACCATGTAGCAATTTACCACCAAGACCAGCTGTTCCGCCATCACCTCCAAGACCATCAATGA ATAACAGCGTGGTTCTGACGGAGGACACGGACAGCTTCATAATAGGAGATCGAGTATGGGTCGGTGGCACGAAACCAGGCTCCATTGCTTATATCGGCGAAACTCAATTTGCCCCTGGAGATTGGGCTGGAGTGGTACTGGACGAACCTATTG GCAAGAACGATGGATCCGTGGCTGGCAGTCGATACTTCCAATGCGAACCAAAGAGAGGAATATTCTCTCGATTGACCAGACTGACCAGAGCACCGTTGACCGATATCATCACCGCAACATCACCGATACAAAAGACACCTACGTCGCCAAGTGACAGCGCGAAAGGAAGCCTCAGCAAGTCCATGTCTCCGTCTCTAA ACGCATCAACGACGAGTCTATCGTCCACCGTATCGCAGAGGGATCTCAGGATAGGTGACAGGGTAATAGTATCGTCCAGTCAAGGCAGCAAAACCGGTGTCCTCAGGTACATCGGTATCACAGAGTTTGCACTTGGCGAATGGTGCGGCGTGGAACTAGATGAGCCGATTGGAAAGAACGATGGTTCCGTCAACGACAAGAG GTACTTCGAGTGTCGACCTAAATACGGTCTGTTCGCACCCGCACACAAGGTCAGCCGGTCGCCGTCCAGCAAAAGGTCATCGTGCATAGTGCACAAGCCAACTGGCGCCGCCCTGAACACGTCCCTGAGGAAGACCGGTTCCAGAGAGTCATTGCTCTCGATGTCGAGCATCATCAGCACCGCGAGCACAGCCACCAAGGCTGGTGTTAGCGCCGCGAGG CGGCCTGGTTTTCGCACCTCAACACCTGCACGAATCACCCTGCAG GAAACGTTAAAGGAGAAGCAACAGGAAATTGAGATTCTCCGGAAAGAACGAGATTTAGAACGTGAACGAATTACGAAAGCCGCAAATCAAGCAGATCAGGCAGAACAGTCGCTTATTTCTGTAGTCAAAGAATATGAGCAG TATCGCGAGAAAATGCAAAAAACCGTTACTGACGCGGAGGTTGCGTTCTCAAAATTACTCGAGGAGAAAAATGCACTTGCTTTACAATTGgaggaagagaagaggaagTGCGAAGATCTCCTGTTTCGTTTCGAGGAAGAATCGGTTAACAAGGATGATATTCAG AAAGAAAGAAGTGAGCAATGT GTGATAAATACTGTAAATGAAAATAAGATCAAAGATCTCGAAAAGCTGTTGCTGGAAGAAAGAGAACGTGTTGGTCAACTTGAACGTGATAGTATCAAATTATTCGAAACGGAAGAAGAACTGACTCGTCTTCGTAATGAAGTCTCAAATGCTACTGCTCAAGAAACGCAGCAACTCGAAG ACTTACAGAGTCGGAATAAAATTTTGGAGGAAAGTAGAAATAATCTTGAGAATGAGGTGCAAGAGAAAAGAAAACTTATGGAGCAATATATAAATCAAATAACTCAATTGCaatcaaatttgaaagaaaatcaaCAAGAAAGCGCGGTTCATAAAGAATCAGAGACAAGTTTGCGGACAGAAATAGAATGTGCGACGAAAGATTTGGAGGAAAAGAATACGTTgataaaagatatgaaaaaggAATTTGAACACAGTACAAATACTTTGAAAGAGCAATTGCAAAAAGCTacagaaacgatagaaaatattaaaaaggaGAGTACAAGTGAAAAGGAATTATTAAAGTCAGAGTATGATAAGATAGTCGAAGAGAAGGAAAATCTTTTGAAAGCAAAAACAGAAGAATTAGAACTACAATCAAAAAAACAGTTAGAAGTACAAAATGTTGCATTGGAGAATCTTAAGACTGAGAATATGAAGCAAATTAGCAAACTTTCAGAATCTTTCAATGAACAATTGAATATGAAAGACTCGAAGATTAAAGAAGTTTCTACTAAGCTTGATCAAAAAATATCTGAGACTGAAAAACTGATGGTTGAACTATCCACGCAAATtgatataaataagaaaaaagatgaAGAATTATCTGTTGCTTTAAAGAAACTGGAAG AACTAAACGAAAAGCTCAAGTTAATGGAAGAAAAGAATTATTTGCTTTCTAAACAAATCCAAGAGTACGAAAAAATTGCTGATGATAGTTTTAAAATAGTCCAGGAAAAGCAGAAGTTG GAACATGATATCGCTTCCTTAATGGCTACCGAGGCCAATTCCTCAGTCCAATTGAAGAAATTAAGCGAAGAGTTGAAAGTGAAAGAAAAGGAACTATCAGAACTTCGTTCAACAACTGCAGCTGAAATAGAAGAATTAACTAAACGTTATCAGGGTCAGATTGAAGAGAAAGCAAAATGTATAGAAGAAGCAAATGCTTATATATCTCAAAAATCATTATTACTCAATAAATTAGAAAATGATGTCCTTGAATTGAAGTCGATTCTTGCCAATAAAgatgaagaaataaaaaatctcACACAAAAGACTTTAG ATTTACAAAATGCACTTACTTCATCGGAACAAGCTAAGACAAATCTGGAGAATGAATTCCAAGGACTTCAAAGCAATATAGAACAATTAAATCAACAAGTTGCTGGTACAGAAAATAAACTGTTGCAAGTCACTTCTCAAAAGGAAAAATTG GAAGCTGATATTGCAAATTTGATAAGTACTTCCGCTGATTCATCGGAGCAACTTATGAAATACAATGAGGATTTacgaacaaaagaaaaagaacttgATGAATTTAAAGATAAAGCATTCAAGAATGAAACTATGCTCAAATCATTAGAGTTGAAATTGATTAATATCGAAACAGAATTAAACAAAGCTAATACATTAATTCAAGAACAACGCTCagaattagaaaataataaatctgaattggaaaaagagaagaaattgAACGTGGAGTTATCTAGCAAAATAAAAGGgtttgaaacagaaaatgtagaacttgaaaaacaaataaaagaaaatgattACATTAAAGAAGAACTTAAAGAAAGAACTCAGGAATCATTGAATCTTTCAAATGAActaaaaaataacaaagaagAAATTCTTAATCTACAAAAACAACATGAAACTTTAAAAAATTCACATAAAGAGGAGGTGTCATCTCTTCAGAAAGTGATTGATAACATAAAGACGGAATTAACTACTTCTCAAGAGACAACAAAGACTTTGCAAAAGATCAAATCTAAGTTAGAAGCTAATCAAAGTGCCAGTCGTTGGACAATTGAAGAATTAACAGAAAAACTCGAAGCTGAAGCAACAAACCGTGCGAAATTAGAATCATTAATGACAGAAAAAAATTCTAATCTGCATGAGTTACaaaaaaaatatgaagaatTACAGAAAACGAACGAAGCTTTGATAGCTAATCAAGAAGCTACTGACAAAAATCTTACTACGTCATTAGATAGTATGTCCAGTGAAGTAAAAGAATTGAAGGATAAACTAGATGTTGCTGCGGAAATGATTAAAGTCAAAGAAGATGCTCTTGtacaaatgaaaaagaaaactgAACAAACTGAAGCACAAATTTTGAAGCTTAATGACACTGTTGCGTCTATTCAAAGGGAACAAATGGATAATGTAgaggaaatgaaaaaattacaaGAAATGCTATcaaagaaggaaaaggaaataTCTAACATCACAGAAACAAaaatttctttagaaaataaTCTAAAATCTGTAGAATCAAAATTAGAGGAAAATATAAAAACGTTAGAATCACAGTTGAAGACTGTACAAAATGAACTAGATGTAAAAAATAACATGCTTCAGGAATCAGAACATATAATTAAAGAATTGAAAAGCTCCAAAGAAGAATCTGTgatgaaattacaaaatactttAGAATGTGAAATGAAAGCTAAACAAACTGAGCTTGAATTTGCAATGCAGAAAAATTCTGAATTACAAAAACATCAACAATCGCTTCAAGATACAATAGAAAAACAAGTTAATGATTTGAATAACAAAGAAGTAACAATCGATAAATTAACAGCACAAATTAAAGCCTTAGAAGATGCGcaaatgaaaaaattgaaaacgGATGAACAGATGCAAAATGAAGAAGTTAAACTTATGCAAAGTAAACTAAGTGAAGCGATTAAAGAAAATAGAAATCTGGTTGACAGTAAAGAATCTCTTGAAAGATTACTTGTAgaacagaaaaagaaaattgaagTGTTAACAAATACCATACAAACTAAAGAAAAGGAAACtgagaaaaatattcaaaatttggTAGAAAAATTAAACCTTGTATCCACGGAATCTGCACAGTTAAAAGAAGCACAAAGTAATTT GGAAAGAGAAAATAAACAAATTACTGCTAAATGGACAGAAGCAACAAATCAATTAAAACTTACTCGTGAAAACATAAAGAATAATTATGAT GCAGCAGGAGGTGATATGAAACAACATATgg tTGATAAAGATATTGACATGATAAAGTTAAAAGAGGAATATGAAACAGCAAAAAGTCAAATAGATTTCTTAAATTCTGTAATAGTGGAGATGCAACGTAAAAACGAAGCTTTACTATGTAAAGTTGAAGTTCTTGAAATAGGAGTACCTGCCAATGAAGCTGATGAGTATACCAA AACCACATTAGAAAAACGAATGGCTGCGCCACGTATGTTCTGTGATATTTGTGAACAATTTGATTTACACGAAACAGAAGATTGCCCACGACAAGCTCAAGACTTTCTAGACACGGAAAAGGTCGTAAAGCCCCCGAAGAAAACATCGGTGGAAAGACCGTACTGCGAAAACTGTGAAA TGTTTGGACATGATACTCGTGATTGCGATGATGCTGAAACCTTTTAA
- the LOC126915943 gene encoding restin homolog isoform X7, giving the protein MDHLWETHGRRLSEAGLRRGSDNSVVLTEDTDSFIIGDRVWVGGTKPGSIAYIGETQFAPGDWAGVVLDEPIGKNDGSVAGSRYFQCEPKRGIFSRLTRLTRAPLTDIITATSPIQKTPTSPSDSAKGSLSKSMSPSLNASTTSLSSTVSQRDLRIGDRVIVSSSQGSKTGVLRYIGITEFALGEWCGVELDEPIGKNDGSVNDKRYFECRPKYGLFAPAHKVSRSPSSKRSSCIVHKPTGAALNTSLRKTGSRESLLSMSSIISTASTATKAGVSAARRPGFRTSTPARITLQETLKEKQQEIEILRKERDLERERITKAANQADQAEQSLISVVKEYEQYREKMQKTVTDAEVAFSKLLEEKNALALQLEEEKRKCEDLLFRFEEESVNKDDIQKERSEQCVINTVNENKIKDLEKLLLEERERVGQLERDSIKLFETEEELTRLRNEVSNATAQETQQLEDLQSRNKILEESRNNLENEVQEKRKLMEQYINQITQLQSNLKENQQESAVHKESETSLRTEIECATKDLEEKNTLIKDMKKEFEHSTNTLKEQLQKATETIENIKKESTSEKELLKSEYDKIVEEKENLLKAKTEELELQSKKQLEVQNVALENLKTENMKQISKLSESFNEQLNMKDSKIKEVSTKLDQKISETEKLMVELSTQIDINKKKDEELSVALKKLEELNEKLKLMEEKNYLLSKQIQEYEKIADDSFKIVQEKQKLEHDIASLMATEANSSVQLKKLSEELKVKEKELSELRSTTAAEIEELTKRYQGQIEEKAKCIEEANAYISQKSLLLNKLENDVLELKSILANKDEEIKNLTQKTLDLQNALTSSEQAKTNLENEFQGLQSNIEQLNQQVAGTENKLLQVTSQKEKLEADIANLISTSADSSEQLMKYNEDLRTKEKELDEFKDKAFKNETMLKSLELKLINIETELNKANTLIQEQRSELENNKSELEKEKKLNVELSSKIKGFETENVELEKQIKENDYIKEELKERTQESLNLSNELKNNKEEILNLQKQHETLKNSHKEEVSSLQKVIDNIKTELTTSQETTKTLQKIKSKLEANQSASRWTIEELTEKLEAEATNRAKLESLMTEKNSNLHELQKKYEELQKTNEALIANQEATDKNLTTSLDSMSSEVKELKDKLDVAAEMIKVKEDALVQMKKKTEQTEAQILKLNDTVASIQREQMDNVEEMKKLQEMLSKKEKEISNITETKISLENNLKSVESKLEENIKTLESQLKTVQNELDVKNNMLQESEHIIKELKSSKEESVMKLQNTLECEMKAKQTELEFAMQKNSELQKHQQSLQDTIEKQVNDLNNKEVTIDKLTAQIKALEDAQMKKLKTDEQMQNEEVKLMQSKLSEAIKENRNLVDSKESLERLLVEQKKKIEVLTNTIQTKEKETEKNIQNLVEKLNLVSTESAQLKEAQSNLERENKQITAKWTEATNQLKLTRENIKNNYDAAGGDMKQHMVDKDIDMIKLKEEYETAKSQIDFLNSVIVEMQRKNEALLCKVEVLEIGVPANEADEYTKTTLEKRMAAPRMFCDICEQFDLHETEDCPRQAQDFLDTEKVVKPPKKTSVERPYCENCEMFGHDTRDCDDAETF; this is encoded by the exons ATGGATCATCTCTGGGAAACGCACGGCCGTCGATTAAGCGAGGCTGGCCTGCGCAGAGGATCAG ATAACAGCGTGGTTCTGACGGAGGACACGGACAGCTTCATAATAGGAGATCGAGTATGGGTCGGTGGCACGAAACCAGGCTCCATTGCTTATATCGGCGAAACTCAATTTGCCCCTGGAGATTGGGCTGGAGTGGTACTGGACGAACCTATTG GCAAGAACGATGGATCCGTGGCTGGCAGTCGATACTTCCAATGCGAACCAAAGAGAGGAATATTCTCTCGATTGACCAGACTGACCAGAGCACCGTTGACCGATATCATCACCGCAACATCACCGATACAAAAGACACCTACGTCGCCAAGTGACAGCGCGAAAGGAAGCCTCAGCAAGTCCATGTCTCCGTCTCTAA ACGCATCAACGACGAGTCTATCGTCCACCGTATCGCAGAGGGATCTCAGGATAGGTGACAGGGTAATAGTATCGTCCAGTCAAGGCAGCAAAACCGGTGTCCTCAGGTACATCGGTATCACAGAGTTTGCACTTGGCGAATGGTGCGGCGTGGAACTAGATGAGCCGATTGGAAAGAACGATGGTTCCGTCAACGACAAGAG GTACTTCGAGTGTCGACCTAAATACGGTCTGTTCGCACCCGCACACAAGGTCAGCCGGTCGCCGTCCAGCAAAAGGTCATCGTGCATAGTGCACAAGCCAACTGGCGCCGCCCTGAACACGTCCCTGAGGAAGACCGGTTCCAGAGAGTCATTGCTCTCGATGTCGAGCATCATCAGCACCGCGAGCACAGCCACCAAGGCTGGTGTTAGCGCCGCGAGG CGGCCTGGTTTTCGCACCTCAACACCTGCACGAATCACCCTGCAG GAAACGTTAAAGGAGAAGCAACAGGAAATTGAGATTCTCCGGAAAGAACGAGATTTAGAACGTGAACGAATTACGAAAGCCGCAAATCAAGCAGATCAGGCAGAACAGTCGCTTATTTCTGTAGTCAAAGAATATGAGCAG TATCGCGAGAAAATGCAAAAAACCGTTACTGACGCGGAGGTTGCGTTCTCAAAATTACTCGAGGAGAAAAATGCACTTGCTTTACAATTGgaggaagagaagaggaagTGCGAAGATCTCCTGTTTCGTTTCGAGGAAGAATCGGTTAACAAGGATGATATTCAG AAAGAAAGAAGTGAGCAATGT GTGATAAATACTGTAAATGAAAATAAGATCAAAGATCTCGAAAAGCTGTTGCTGGAAGAAAGAGAACGTGTTGGTCAACTTGAACGTGATAGTATCAAATTATTCGAAACGGAAGAAGAACTGACTCGTCTTCGTAATGAAGTCTCAAATGCTACTGCTCAAGAAACGCAGCAACTCGAAG ACTTACAGAGTCGGAATAAAATTTTGGAGGAAAGTAGAAATAATCTTGAGAATGAGGTGCAAGAGAAAAGAAAACTTATGGAGCAATATATAAATCAAATAACTCAATTGCaatcaaatttgaaagaaaatcaaCAAGAAAGCGCGGTTCATAAAGAATCAGAGACAAGTTTGCGGACAGAAATAGAATGTGCGACGAAAGATTTGGAGGAAAAGAATACGTTgataaaagatatgaaaaaggAATTTGAACACAGTACAAATACTTTGAAAGAGCAATTGCAAAAAGCTacagaaacgatagaaaatattaaaaaggaGAGTACAAGTGAAAAGGAATTATTAAAGTCAGAGTATGATAAGATAGTCGAAGAGAAGGAAAATCTTTTGAAAGCAAAAACAGAAGAATTAGAACTACAATCAAAAAAACAGTTAGAAGTACAAAATGTTGCATTGGAGAATCTTAAGACTGAGAATATGAAGCAAATTAGCAAACTTTCAGAATCTTTCAATGAACAATTGAATATGAAAGACTCGAAGATTAAAGAAGTTTCTACTAAGCTTGATCAAAAAATATCTGAGACTGAAAAACTGATGGTTGAACTATCCACGCAAATtgatataaataagaaaaaagatgaAGAATTATCTGTTGCTTTAAAGAAACTGGAAG AACTAAACGAAAAGCTCAAGTTAATGGAAGAAAAGAATTATTTGCTTTCTAAACAAATCCAAGAGTACGAAAAAATTGCTGATGATAGTTTTAAAATAGTCCAGGAAAAGCAGAAGTTG GAACATGATATCGCTTCCTTAATGGCTACCGAGGCCAATTCCTCAGTCCAATTGAAGAAATTAAGCGAAGAGTTGAAAGTGAAAGAAAAGGAACTATCAGAACTTCGTTCAACAACTGCAGCTGAAATAGAAGAATTAACTAAACGTTATCAGGGTCAGATTGAAGAGAAAGCAAAATGTATAGAAGAAGCAAATGCTTATATATCTCAAAAATCATTATTACTCAATAAATTAGAAAATGATGTCCTTGAATTGAAGTCGATTCTTGCCAATAAAgatgaagaaataaaaaatctcACACAAAAGACTTTAG ATTTACAAAATGCACTTACTTCATCGGAACAAGCTAAGACAAATCTGGAGAATGAATTCCAAGGACTTCAAAGCAATATAGAACAATTAAATCAACAAGTTGCTGGTACAGAAAATAAACTGTTGCAAGTCACTTCTCAAAAGGAAAAATTG GAAGCTGATATTGCAAATTTGATAAGTACTTCCGCTGATTCATCGGAGCAACTTATGAAATACAATGAGGATTTacgaacaaaagaaaaagaacttgATGAATTTAAAGATAAAGCATTCAAGAATGAAACTATGCTCAAATCATTAGAGTTGAAATTGATTAATATCGAAACAGAATTAAACAAAGCTAATACATTAATTCAAGAACAACGCTCagaattagaaaataataaatctgaattggaaaaagagaagaaattgAACGTGGAGTTATCTAGCAAAATAAAAGGgtttgaaacagaaaatgtagaacttgaaaaacaaataaaagaaaatgattACATTAAAGAAGAACTTAAAGAAAGAACTCAGGAATCATTGAATCTTTCAAATGAActaaaaaataacaaagaagAAATTCTTAATCTACAAAAACAACATGAAACTTTAAAAAATTCACATAAAGAGGAGGTGTCATCTCTTCAGAAAGTGATTGATAACATAAAGACGGAATTAACTACTTCTCAAGAGACAACAAAGACTTTGCAAAAGATCAAATCTAAGTTAGAAGCTAATCAAAGTGCCAGTCGTTGGACAATTGAAGAATTAACAGAAAAACTCGAAGCTGAAGCAACAAACCGTGCGAAATTAGAATCATTAATGACAGAAAAAAATTCTAATCTGCATGAGTTACaaaaaaaatatgaagaatTACAGAAAACGAACGAAGCTTTGATAGCTAATCAAGAAGCTACTGACAAAAATCTTACTACGTCATTAGATAGTATGTCCAGTGAAGTAAAAGAATTGAAGGATAAACTAGATGTTGCTGCGGAAATGATTAAAGTCAAAGAAGATGCTCTTGtacaaatgaaaaagaaaactgAACAAACTGAAGCACAAATTTTGAAGCTTAATGACACTGTTGCGTCTATTCAAAGGGAACAAATGGATAATGTAgaggaaatgaaaaaattacaaGAAATGCTATcaaagaaggaaaaggaaataTCTAACATCACAGAAACAAaaatttctttagaaaataaTCTAAAATCTGTAGAATCAAAATTAGAGGAAAATATAAAAACGTTAGAATCACAGTTGAAGACTGTACAAAATGAACTAGATGTAAAAAATAACATGCTTCAGGAATCAGAACATATAATTAAAGAATTGAAAAGCTCCAAAGAAGAATCTGTgatgaaattacaaaatactttAGAATGTGAAATGAAAGCTAAACAAACTGAGCTTGAATTTGCAATGCAGAAAAATTCTGAATTACAAAAACATCAACAATCGCTTCAAGATACAATAGAAAAACAAGTTAATGATTTGAATAACAAAGAAGTAACAATCGATAAATTAACAGCACAAATTAAAGCCTTAGAAGATGCGcaaatgaaaaaattgaaaacgGATGAACAGATGCAAAATGAAGAAGTTAAACTTATGCAAAGTAAACTAAGTGAAGCGATTAAAGAAAATAGAAATCTGGTTGACAGTAAAGAATCTCTTGAAAGATTACTTGTAgaacagaaaaagaaaattgaagTGTTAACAAATACCATACAAACTAAAGAAAAGGAAACtgagaaaaatattcaaaatttggTAGAAAAATTAAACCTTGTATCCACGGAATCTGCACAGTTAAAAGAAGCACAAAGTAATTT GGAAAGAGAAAATAAACAAATTACTGCTAAATGGACAGAAGCAACAAATCAATTAAAACTTACTCGTGAAAACATAAAGAATAATTATGAT GCAGCAGGAGGTGATATGAAACAACATATgg tTGATAAAGATATTGACATGATAAAGTTAAAAGAGGAATATGAAACAGCAAAAAGTCAAATAGATTTCTTAAATTCTGTAATAGTGGAGATGCAACGTAAAAACGAAGCTTTACTATGTAAAGTTGAAGTTCTTGAAATAGGAGTACCTGCCAATGAAGCTGATGAGTATACCAA AACCACATTAGAAAAACGAATGGCTGCGCCACGTATGTTCTGTGATATTTGTGAACAATTTGATTTACACGAAACAGAAGATTGCCCACGACAAGCTCAAGACTTTCTAGACACGGAAAAGGTCGTAAAGCCCCCGAAGAAAACATCGGTGGAAAGACCGTACTGCGAAAACTGTGAAA TGTTTGGACATGATACTCGTGATTGCGATGATGCTGAAACCTTTTAA